The Rhodocytophaga rosea genome has a segment encoding these proteins:
- a CDS encoding aminotransferase class I/II-fold pyridoxal phosphate-dependent enzyme yields the protein MQSIEQRLALKLLERENAGNLRKLSIPAHLADFCSNDYLGLAANTTLHQQIQQQYANLQQAQNGSTGSRLISGNSAFAVALEGNLAGIFQAEAALLINSGYAANTAILSAVPQKNDTILYDEYIHASLKEGARLSFANRFSFRHNDCTDLEKKLKKATGEIFIVAESVYSMDGDFAPLTDLLDLCRTYTAHLIWDEAHSTGIWGENGSGLACETNRHPEIFARIYTFGKAMGVHGACIAGSRNLIDYLINFARPFIYTTALPLHSLVSIAEAFQFVQTHAELRTNIHRKIQFFTSELNKYPALKQAWIESHSPIQVIKIGGNLETRQVATQLQQAGFDVRAILSPTVKEGEERLRICLHIYNEDTQISKLVEKLAEIYVQVKK from the coding sequence ATGCAAAGTATTGAACAAAGATTAGCTCTCAAACTTCTGGAACGTGAAAATGCAGGCAATCTGCGTAAACTTTCAATACCTGCCCATCTGGCAGATTTTTGCTCAAATGATTATTTAGGTTTAGCAGCAAACACTACTTTGCATCAGCAGATTCAGCAGCAATATGCCAATCTTCAACAGGCGCAAAACGGGTCTACCGGTTCCAGACTTATTTCCGGAAACAGTGCTTTTGCTGTAGCGTTGGAAGGAAACCTAGCTGGTATTTTTCAGGCAGAAGCGGCATTGCTGATTAACTCCGGTTATGCAGCTAATACTGCTATTCTTTCTGCCGTTCCACAAAAAAATGATACCATCCTCTATGATGAATATATTCATGCCAGCCTGAAGGAAGGTGCCCGGCTGAGTTTTGCCAACCGGTTTTCGTTCCGCCACAACGATTGTACAGACCTGGAAAAAAAACTCAAAAAAGCGACTGGCGAGATTTTCATCGTAGCCGAATCGGTCTATTCCATGGATGGCGATTTTGCCCCTCTGACAGACTTACTGGATTTGTGCCGTACCTACACTGCCCATCTGATCTGGGACGAAGCACATAGCACCGGCATTTGGGGTGAGAATGGAAGCGGACTTGCTTGCGAAACGAATAGGCATCCGGAGATTTTTGCCCGCATTTATACATTTGGGAAAGCAATGGGCGTACATGGGGCTTGTATTGCCGGCTCCCGTAATTTAATTGATTACCTGATTAATTTTGCTCGTCCGTTTATTTACACTACCGCCTTACCCCTACATAGCCTGGTATCAATTGCTGAGGCTTTTCAATTTGTACAGACCCATGCAGAATTAAGAACAAATATTCACCGGAAGATACAGTTCTTTACAAGTGAATTGAATAAATACCCTGCATTGAAGCAAGCCTGGATTGAAAGCCATAGTCCGATACAGGTAATTAAAATCGGAGGAAACCTGGAAACACGGCAAGTAGCAACTCAACTCCAACAAGCCGGATTTGATGTACGGGCTATTTTATCGCCTACAGTGAAAGAAGGGGAAGAACGCCTGCGTATTTGTTTGCACATATATAATGAAGATACACAGATCAGTAAACTCGTAGAAAAACTGGCTGAAATTTATGTGCAGGTTAAGAAGTAA
- a CDS encoding T9SS type A sorting domain-containing protein, with amino-acid sequence MLRYLLLLLLSASYVLSASAQSGCTDPLASNYDPAAKVNNGSCSYPTTNTTLNNPKDLSTTLNESSGLAYTDGKLWSFNDSGNSATLYRISESNGSILQTITVTNATNVDWEDITADANYLYIGDFGNNINGNRTDLKIYRISKAALGNAATTSVMADVINFTYSDQDQTNLPPTGNNNTEFDCEAFFIKDNQFHLFSKDWVGANGYSTKHYTLPAIPGTYIAQKQAEFPVNGAITGADISTTNLNEVVLIGYDINNGSLFMWLLFDYTGNIFFSGNKRQIGLSNVASYGQIEGVTYTGDLTGYISSERFERTVIIFGFPFQIVVPARLYSFSTAGWIPLPVELISFTATHTNSSIQLSWQTASETDNDYFTVERSENGIDFQEIGQQKGEGNSKSIQNYQFTDTEPLYGINYYRLKQTDLDGTYTYSGIRSIEVKSGRSKIDVNPVPVRQGEMITIHLNGASVSSGKLILRSMDGKIHLEQVVSFTKNIPFQLQTGQIKPGMYILQIDNTTQLYTSKVVIY; translated from the coding sequence GTGTTAAGATATCTACTACTGCTTTTACTGTCGGCTAGTTATGTACTTTCCGCGTCTGCTCAAAGCGGATGTACTGATCCTCTTGCCAGTAATTACGATCCTGCAGCTAAAGTAAATAATGGAAGTTGTTCTTATCCAACTACAAATACTACCCTTAATAATCCAAAAGATTTATCTACAACTTTAAATGAAAGTTCCGGTTTAGCCTATACAGATGGGAAACTCTGGAGTTTTAATGACAGCGGTAATTCTGCAACACTTTACAGAATCAGTGAAAGCAATGGAAGTATTCTTCAGACTATCACCGTTACTAATGCAACCAATGTGGACTGGGAAGATATCACAGCTGATGCAAACTACTTATATATCGGCGATTTCGGCAATAATATCAATGGCAACCGGACAGACCTAAAAATATACCGGATCAGTAAAGCTGCGCTCGGAAATGCAGCTACCACCAGTGTAATGGCTGATGTAATCAACTTTACCTACAGCGACCAGGACCAGACTAATCTTCCACCTACAGGAAACAATAATACAGAGTTTGATTGCGAAGCTTTTTTTATCAAAGATAACCAGTTCCATCTGTTTTCTAAAGACTGGGTAGGTGCTAATGGTTATTCTACCAAACATTATACATTGCCTGCAATACCGGGTACGTATATAGCTCAAAAGCAAGCAGAATTTCCGGTGAATGGAGCTATTACCGGCGCAGATATTTCTACCACCAACCTCAATGAAGTAGTATTGATCGGCTATGATATAAATAATGGAAGCTTATTTATGTGGCTTTTATTTGATTATACAGGTAATATTTTTTTTTCCGGCAATAAAAGGCAAATTGGCTTGAGTAATGTTGCCAGTTATGGGCAAATTGAAGGCGTAACCTATACAGGCGACCTTACCGGTTATATTTCTTCCGAACGATTCGAACGTACCGTTATTATATTTGGCTTTCCCTTCCAGATAGTTGTTCCAGCCCGCCTGTACTCCTTCTCTACTGCTGGCTGGATTCCTTTGCCTGTTGAGTTGATTAGTTTTACAGCCACCCATACCAATTCATCTATTCAGCTTTCCTGGCAAACAGCTTCTGAAACAGATAATGATTATTTCACTGTGGAACGTTCTGAAAATGGAATAGACTTTCAGGAAATAGGCCAGCAGAAAGGGGAAGGAAACTCAAAAAGTATCCAGAATTATCAATTTACAGATACAGAACCTTTATACGGCATTAATTACTATCGCTTAAAGCAAACCGATCTGGATGGCACATATACTTATTCAGGTATCCGTTCTATAGAAGTAAAATCAGGCAGAAGTAAGATTGATGTAAATCCGGTTCCGGTAAGACAGGGAGAGATGATAACGATTCATTTAAATGGAGCAAGCGTCTCATCCGGAAAATTGATTTTGAGAAGTATGGATGGAAAGATACATCTGGAGCAGGTGGTATCATTTACTAAGAATATCCCTTTTCAGCTCCAAACAGGGCAAATAAAGCCAGGCATGTATATATTACAAATTGATAATACAACGCAGCTTTATACTTCTAAAGTAGTGATCTATTGA
- a CDS encoding HEAT repeat domain-containing protein — MKLTNIEDLIQKYDLGETSLQEEQELSDYFNQNQVPVHLQPYAAQFRFFSSKKQDKSADEALDRKIFETIEKADETPVKQPRSMYINWGLGIAASICFLIIGFFGGRMSVQPVLTADTHSITELQNDVKEMKQMVMFSMLEKQSASERLKAVSYVKEFTEPDAKVVNALLKTLNEDDNVNVRLAAARALAGLSSVGTARKGLVNSLNKQTDPIVQLALIDIFVELEEKRAVRQMQSLLENQETLDVVKEEAKKGIQILM, encoded by the coding sequence ATGAAATTGACTAATATAGAAGACCTCATTCAGAAATATGATCTGGGTGAAACTTCACTTCAGGAAGAACAGGAATTATCTGATTACTTCAACCAGAACCAGGTACCTGTACATTTGCAGCCCTATGCCGCCCAGTTCAGGTTTTTTTCCAGCAAAAAACAAGACAAGTCAGCCGATGAAGCCCTGGACAGGAAAATTTTTGAGACCATCGAAAAAGCCGATGAAACGCCGGTGAAGCAACCGAGGTCTATGTATATCAACTGGGGCCTGGGAATTGCTGCCAGTATTTGTTTCCTCATTATTGGCTTTTTTGGTGGAAGAATGTCGGTACAGCCTGTACTTACAGCAGATACGCATTCCATAACAGAGCTTCAGAATGATGTAAAGGAAATGAAACAGATGGTGATGTTTTCTATGCTCGAAAAACAATCGGCCAGTGAGAGGTTAAAGGCGGTAAGTTATGTAAAAGAATTTACTGAGCCGGATGCAAAAGTAGTGAATGCCTTGCTGAAAACGCTCAATGAAGATGATAACGTAAATGTGCGGTTAGCCGCCGCCCGTGCTTTAGCAGGACTTTCGTCGGTGGGCACCGCTAGAAAAGGATTGGTTAATTCCTTAAACAAACAAACGGACCCTATTGTACAACTTGCCCTGATAGACATTTTCGTAGAGCTGGAAGAAAAACGGGCTGTCCGTCAGATGCAGAGTCTGCTGGAAAATCAAGAAACCCTGGATGTGGTAAAGGAAGAAGCAAAAAAAGGAATCCAGATCCTCATGTAA
- a CDS encoding DUF4097 family beta strand repeat-containing protein yields the protein MKHTILLAIACLLLALAPASGQKIIEKNLPYTKGQKVELNLKFGDKIQVNAWDKNEVYIKAEVLINSGKLNDALIMNFTSDKEEISVLADFDKELIKKGKREDCPPSEDGSFWGYHDGNNYVCSEITYQIFLPKGADLKIETISANIELKDLTGPVFAKSISGFVDMNWPAGKGASVAMKSITGELYSDLDIAYLNKKDTPQHVGYLLKGTVNGGGPEVYLESISNDIYLRKAGKQ from the coding sequence ATGAAACACACTATTCTGCTGGCAATTGCATGCCTGCTATTAGCTCTGGCACCGGCTTCCGGCCAGAAAATCATTGAAAAGAACCTGCCCTATACCAAAGGCCAGAAAGTAGAACTGAACCTGAAGTTCGGCGATAAAATCCAGGTGAATGCCTGGGATAAAAATGAAGTATACATCAAGGCAGAAGTGCTCATCAATAGTGGCAAGTTAAATGATGCACTCATCATGAATTTCACCTCAGATAAGGAAGAAATCTCTGTACTGGCAGATTTTGATAAAGAACTAATCAAGAAGGGCAAAAGAGAAGATTGTCCGCCCAGTGAAGATGGTTCTTTCTGGGGATATCACGATGGCAACAATTATGTATGCAGCGAAATCACGTATCAGATATTCCTACCGAAAGGTGCTGACCTGAAAATAGAAACCATTAGCGCCAATATTGAACTCAAAGACCTCACCGGACCAGTATTTGCCAAATCTATCAGCGGTTTTGTAGATATGAACTGGCCTGCCGGAAAAGGAGCCTCTGTTGCTATGAAATCTATTACCGGTGAGTTATACTCCGACCTGGATATTGCCTATCTCAACAAAAAAGATACTCCCCAGCATGTTGGCTATCTGCTAAAAGGCACCGTGAATGGTGGTGGTCCGGAAGTATATCTGGAATCGATCAGCAATGATATTTATTTGCGCAAAGCAGGAAAACAATAG
- a CDS encoding DUF4097 family beta strand repeat-containing protein yields MNRTIKFLFALITISIYNLNVQAQNVAVGAGQSGSSGQEYKVSFSKPSQPGKVKIYTLNEVNIQSHNGKEVIITASGVRPIPKRAEGLKPVYNSMVDNTNMGLAVKEVDNTIEINGLTRRGDTKYKILVPANASLQISSGDNHGGSHINVNNFSNEIEIDARFGDVELEDITGPALVHSVHGKINVKFGKVNPKNPISITSVHGDVDVTMPPKTPANLELKSGYGEIFTDLDIAFDNSKDNMRQISGNRITGKLNGGGVEIHLESTHSNIYLRKAN; encoded by the coding sequence ATGAACAGAACTATTAAATTTCTTTTTGCCCTGATCACCATTAGTATATATAACCTGAATGTACAAGCCCAGAATGTAGCAGTAGGCGCCGGACAGTCAGGGTCATCCGGCCAGGAGTATAAAGTATCATTCAGTAAGCCTTCGCAGCCCGGAAAAGTAAAAATTTATACACTTAATGAGGTTAATATACAAAGCCATAATGGCAAAGAAGTCATTATTACAGCGAGTGGTGTAAGGCCAATTCCCAAACGGGCAGAAGGATTAAAGCCAGTATATAACTCTATGGTTGACAATACCAATATGGGTCTTGCTGTAAAAGAAGTCGATAATACCATCGAAATTAACGGGTTGACCCGCCGGGGAGATACCAAATACAAAATTCTGGTTCCGGCCAATGCCAGCTTACAAATATCAAGCGGCGATAATCATGGAGGTTCGCACATTAATGTAAACAACTTCAGCAACGAAATTGAGATCGATGCCAGGTTTGGCGATGTGGAACTGGAAGATATTACTGGCCCTGCACTGGTACATAGTGTACATGGCAAAATTAATGTAAAATTTGGCAAAGTAAATCCCAAAAATCCCATTTCCATTACCTCTGTACATGGCGATGTAGATGTAACAATGCCTCCCAAAACACCAGCCAATCTGGAATTGAAATCCGGCTACGGTGAGATTTTTACTGACCTTGATATTGCTTTTGATAATAGCAAAGACAACATGCGCCAGATCAGTGGTAATCGCATTACCGGTAAACTCAACGGCGGCGGTGTGGAAATTCACCTGGAATCTACTCATAGCAATATTTATCTGCGGAAGGCAAATTAA
- a CDS encoding DUF4097 domain-containing protein, producing MKLLFFIPMLCMGLFSHTDFLFFHQSTADASFKEFRIKFNSKSERKVELMMDKCDVKITGYDGDEVLIEAMGMETPPKRAEGLKPLYNTAEDNSGLGLSVTQENNTVKIIKATSHREVKYTIKVPIKVSLLFEEVNHHGRDITISGIEGDVEVKTKSSDIHLDNISGSVVASSIGGDVTVVFASLSQQKPSAISVVGSIVDVTLPADTKADFKMKSVSGEIYTDFDLAVNDSKEGLRKVGGGHHIEGKANGGGVAMSIETVGSDIFIRKKKS from the coding sequence ATGAAACTACTCTTTTTTATTCCCATGTTGTGTATGGGCCTATTCAGCCATACCGACTTTCTCTTCTTCCATCAGAGTACAGCAGACGCATCATTTAAGGAATTCAGAATAAAATTCAATAGCAAAAGTGAGCGTAAAGTAGAACTGATGATGGACAAGTGCGATGTTAAAATTACCGGATATGACGGGGATGAAGTGCTCATCGAAGCTATGGGCATGGAAACACCTCCCAAACGGGCTGAAGGTTTAAAACCTCTCTACAATACCGCTGAAGATAATTCCGGCCTGGGCTTGTCGGTGACACAGGAAAATAACACGGTTAAAATTATAAAAGCCACCAGCCACCGGGAAGTAAAATATACCATTAAAGTACCCATAAAAGTATCCTTGCTGTTTGAAGAAGTAAACCACCACGGACGGGATATTACCATCTCAGGGATTGAAGGCGATGTGGAAGTAAAAACCAAAAGCTCAGATATTCACCTGGACAATATCAGTGGATCGGTGGTAGCGAGTAGTATTGGTGGCGATGTTACGGTGGTGTTTGCCAGCCTGAGTCAGCAAAAACCAAGTGCCATCTCGGTAGTGGGCAGTATTGTAGATGTAACCCTGCCAGCTGATACCAAAGCTGATTTTAAAATGAAATCAGTTTCAGGAGAAATTTACACCGATTTTGACTTGGCCGTTAACGATAGCAAAGAAGGCTTACGTAAAGTAGGCGGCGGCCATCACATTGAAGGCAAAGCCAATGGCGGAGGGGTTGCCATGTCTATAGAAACTGTAGGCAGCGATATTTTTATCCGCAAGAAAAAATCATAA
- a CDS encoding DUF4159 domain-containing protein, translated as MLSSKFTFARLQYNSGDWDTDQRMPSNLLHSLLQYTTLEVETQEKVVPLSSNEVFRYPFCYLSGHKLVQFSSKEKENFEKYVNNGGFVFVDDCNHDIDGLFAKSFEAQMGAIFGSKALQKIPANHSVYHAFFNFEKGPPTTSFELNGWGDDLVHDYLKAITINNKMGVLYSNKDYGCEWDYDFRNKRWLAEDNTKFGVNIIMYALTS; from the coding sequence ATGCTTTCTTCCAAGTTTACATTTGCCCGTTTACAATACAATTCCGGCGACTGGGATACTGATCAGCGGATGCCTTCTAATCTGCTTCATTCCCTGTTGCAATACACAACCCTGGAAGTAGAAACCCAGGAAAAAGTGGTTCCCTTAAGCAGTAATGAGGTTTTCCGCTATCCATTCTGTTATTTGAGCGGACATAAACTGGTGCAGTTCAGCAGTAAGGAAAAGGAGAATTTTGAAAAATATGTTAACAATGGCGGCTTCGTGTTTGTAGACGATTGCAACCATGACATTGATGGGTTGTTTGCCAAATCATTTGAAGCACAAATGGGTGCTATTTTTGGAAGTAAAGCCCTGCAAAAAATTCCGGCTAATCATTCTGTGTATCATGCATTTTTCAATTTTGAGAAAGGCCCGCCTACCACTTCTTTTGAACTCAATGGCTGGGGCGACGATCTGGTACATGATTATCTGAAAGCCATTACTATTAATAACAAGATGGGTGTATTGTACAGCAATAAAGATTATGGCTGCGAATGGGATTATGATTTCCGCAATAAACGCTGGCTGGCCGAAGACAATACCAAATTTGGTGTAAATATTATCATGTATGCCCTTACTTCCTGA
- a CDS encoding RNA polymerase sigma factor, translated as MDLQEFKIKVYPVRDKLFRLAKMMLQNREEAEDTLQEVFLKLWMLRQGLPAYNSIEALAMKMTKNACLNKLKSQKVKKMVDVNELEVDSGYETPYKTLERQDDMNTMYAIFEELPHQQKLIMHLRNVEGYSFEEIEQITGLSINNIRVILSRARQQVKESYLKLNNYEID; from the coding sequence ATGGATCTACAAGAGTTCAAAATAAAAGTATACCCGGTTAGGGATAAACTTTTCCGCCTGGCGAAAATGATGCTTCAGAACAGAGAGGAAGCAGAAGATACGCTACAGGAGGTGTTTTTGAAGCTCTGGATGCTCCGGCAAGGCTTACCGGCTTACAACAGCATAGAAGCGCTTGCCATGAAAATGACCAAAAATGCGTGCCTGAATAAATTAAAATCTCAAAAGGTCAAGAAAATGGTAGATGTCAATGAGCTGGAGGTCGATTCAGGATATGAAACACCTTACAAAACGCTGGAACGGCAAGATGATATGAATACCATGTATGCCATTTTCGAGGAGTTACCTCACCAGCAAAAGCTGATCATGCACCTACGCAATGTGGAGGGTTATAGTTTTGAAGAAATTGAACAGATTACCGGCTTAAGCATCAATAATATCCGGGTGATACTTTCCCGGGCCAGGCAACAAGTAAAAGAGAGTTATTTAAAGCTGAACAACTATGAAATTGACTAA
- a CDS encoding DUF4197 domain-containing protein, whose amino-acid sequence MKKILILSLLSLFSLHTFGQISLKKIKQAVTTKATPLSESDIAKGLKEALSVGAKNASSQLNALDGFNKNTKLRIPFPEDAQRVATKLREMGFGKKVDEFELTLNRAAEQAAKEAAPIFVNAITSMTITDAKNILMGADTAATGYLRTKTSASLANAFSPHIKKALDATTATRKWTELATLYNRIPLVNKVETDLVKFTTNKALKGLFTVVADEELKIRKDPAARVTDLLKKVFGSNAS is encoded by the coding sequence ATGAAAAAAATATTAATTCTTTCCCTGTTAAGCCTGTTCTCCTTACATACTTTCGGGCAAATCAGTTTAAAAAAAATCAAGCAGGCAGTAACTACCAAAGCAACTCCTTTGTCGGAGTCTGATATTGCCAAAGGTTTGAAAGAAGCACTGAGCGTGGGTGCAAAAAATGCTTCTTCCCAGTTAAATGCGCTGGATGGATTTAATAAAAACACAAAATTACGCATTCCCTTTCCAGAAGATGCTCAAAGAGTAGCTACTAAGTTGCGTGAAATGGGTTTTGGTAAAAAAGTGGATGAATTTGAACTAACCCTGAACCGGGCTGCCGAGCAAGCTGCCAAAGAAGCGGCACCTATTTTTGTAAACGCCATCACATCTATGACCATCACCGATGCTAAAAACATCCTGATGGGCGCCGACACAGCGGCTACCGGCTACCTGCGTACTAAAACATCTGCCTCACTGGCCAATGCTTTTTCTCCACATATTAAAAAAGCTTTAGATGCCACTACGGCTACCCGTAAATGGACAGAACTGGCTACCTTATACAATAGAATTCCGCTTGTGAATAAGGTAGAAACTGACCTGGTAAAATTTACTACTAATAAAGCACTAAAAGGGCTTTTTACTGTAGTTGCTGATGAAGAACTAAAAATCAGGAAAGATCCCGCTGCCAGGGTAACTGATTTGTTGAAGAAAGTATTTGGCAGTAATGCGAGTTAA
- a CDS encoding DUF4097 family beta strand repeat-containing protein → MQKLILFILAGLLYFPAIAQRKFEKTYPLPASRKVNLNFQESSLVKVKAWDKNEVSVQVSVSINNGENDDAFDLKADADNNSLTLETLLMDQENIPRKSFITTRDGARYFVKSPDWNSKEVQELIAIHGEEGISFVGSSIVRDIFIEVSVPRNTDLSVFSKNGDIEIGAIQGPLLANTKNGAVDLSLSGNQKATLELRTRHGEIYTNVAFQQDKASGVENERNDKWNVVSGTLNGGGTLISLESKNGSIYLRKASQ, encoded by the coding sequence ATGCAAAAGCTGATTCTCTTTATTCTGGCTGGATTACTCTATTTTCCGGCCATTGCTCAGCGTAAATTTGAAAAAACCTATCCCTTGCCTGCCTCCCGGAAAGTAAACCTGAATTTTCAGGAATCAAGCCTGGTAAAAGTAAAAGCCTGGGACAAAAATGAAGTAAGTGTACAGGTTTCAGTCAGTATCAATAATGGCGAAAACGACGATGCTTTCGACCTGAAAGCTGATGCCGATAACAATAGCCTTACTCTGGAAACACTGCTCATGGATCAGGAAAATATCCCCCGTAAAAGCTTTATTACGACTAGAGATGGCGCCAGGTATTTTGTAAAAAGTCCCGACTGGAATAGTAAAGAAGTACAGGAACTTATAGCCATTCACGGCGAAGAGGGAATTTCTTTTGTGGGTTCTAGCATCGTAAGAGATATTTTTATTGAGGTATCCGTACCCAGAAATACAGATTTGTCTGTTTTTTCCAAAAACGGCGATATTGAAATAGGTGCGATTCAGGGGCCACTTCTGGCTAATACTAAAAACGGTGCCGTGGATCTAAGCCTCTCCGGAAATCAGAAAGCAACCCTTGAACTTCGTACCAGGCATGGGGAAATTTATACCAATGTAGCCTTCCAGCAGGACAAAGCAAGTGGTGTGGAAAATGAGCGCAACGACAAATGGAATGTAGTTTCTGGCACCCTCAATGGCGGAGGCACCCTCATCAGCCTCGAATCTAAGAACGGCAGCATCTACCTGCGGAAAGCAAGCCAATGA
- a CDS encoding pyridoxal phosphate-dependent aminotransferase has product MASQVNRRNWLKSSALMAAGLTMGTSRWHAANAEMITARQLFAKAYETEARLAADMPVIKARLFANENPFGPSEKAKKAIVEALPESYMYPFMQLREFASLIAKEEGVSEDHILLGAGSSELLMACSYLYGANGGSIVSADPSYAYLMETAGTFGAKWEKVPLTKDYAHDLDAMEKRVTDKTSLVYICNPNNPTGTIVSAIKLASFCEVVSKKKPVFVDEAYIDYIPDSRKNSMINAVKKGQNVIVARTFSKVHGFAGLRIGYVIALPETIKKIEKYGGGGMNITATSVKGAIASFTDMDHITYAVGKNKESKDFLYTVLKDEGYEYIPSYGNFVMFPLKMDGKKFRDEMMKRGVGIRNWEFNKMQWCRVSMGTMEQMQLFAQAFKELS; this is encoded by the coding sequence ATGGCATCACAAGTAAATCGAAGAAACTGGTTAAAATCCAGTGCCCTAATGGCCGCCGGCCTCACAATGGGAACTAGCCGCTGGCATGCAGCGAATGCTGAAATGATTACTGCCCGGCAGCTGTTTGCAAAAGCTTATGAAACAGAAGCAAGGTTAGCTGCTGATATGCCGGTCATTAAAGCCAGACTATTTGCGAATGAAAATCCGTTCGGTCCTTCTGAAAAAGCAAAAAAAGCAATTGTAGAAGCGCTCCCTGAGAGCTATATGTACCCGTTTATGCAGTTGCGGGAATTTGCCAGCCTGATCGCTAAAGAAGAGGGAGTAAGTGAAGATCATATTTTGCTGGGAGCTGGTTCTTCCGAACTCCTCATGGCTTGCTCTTACTTATATGGTGCTAACGGCGGAAGTATTGTTTCGGCCGATCCTTCGTATGCCTACCTCATGGAAACAGCAGGTACTTTTGGTGCCAAATGGGAAAAAGTGCCCTTAACCAAAGACTATGCCCATGACCTGGATGCCATGGAAAAACGAGTGACGGATAAAACAAGCCTGGTCTACATCTGTAATCCCAATAATCCCACCGGAACGATAGTTTCTGCTATTAAGCTGGCTTCCTTCTGTGAAGTGGTATCTAAGAAAAAACCTGTCTTTGTGGACGAAGCCTATATTGATTATATTCCTGATTCCAGGAAGAATTCGATGATTAATGCAGTTAAGAAAGGGCAGAATGTGATTGTGGCCAGAACTTTTTCCAAGGTACATGGCTTTGCCGGCTTGCGTATCGGCTATGTGATCGCACTCCCGGAAACAATAAAGAAGATCGAAAAATATGGCGGTGGTGGCATGAACATAACGGCCACTTCTGTAAAAGGCGCAATAGCCAGCTTTACGGATATGGACCATATTACCTATGCCGTAGGTAAGAACAAAGAATCTAAAGACTTTTTATACACCGTATTAAAAGATGAGGGATACGAATATATTCCTTCCTACGGTAATTTCGTGATGTTCCCGCTGAAAATGGATGGTAAAAAATTCCGGGACGAAATGATGAAAAGGGGAGTAGGCATTCGTAACTGGGAGTTTAATAAAATGCAATGGTGCCGGGTGAGTATGGGTACCATGGAGCAAATGCAACTGTTTGCCCAGGCATTCAAGGAACTTTCTTAA
- a CDS encoding porin family protein, producing MTNQSKLVVSVIVISLLFIQTFSFAQQTRRRQVLSIAPRVGVNISDFNGDVANNNIQLGFSGGAMLTYSVVNTFGISVEALYSQKGAKFENAAYGSERMNFNRRINYIEVPVLARYFLNKNGDFRPNLFIGPDFGFKLSAKDANRELTSGTARPDVDISNAINPVDVGITGGIGLNFSVIESMRFLIDARYTYGLTDISSAPLASFTGGQDVKNSAITLTFGVSFGIGKKYVK from the coding sequence ATGACAAACCAATCTAAATTAGTAGTTTCTGTTATCGTAATTTCCCTGCTGTTTATTCAAACCTTTAGTTTCGCCCAGCAAACCCGGCGGCGACAGGTATTAAGCATTGCTCCCAGAGTAGGTGTAAATATATCTGATTTCAATGGAGATGTAGCCAATAATAATATACAGTTAGGCTTTTCGGGAGGTGCTATGCTGACGTATAGTGTAGTGAATACATTCGGAATTTCAGTAGAGGCACTATATTCCCAGAAAGGTGCAAAGTTTGAAAATGCAGCTTATGGTAGCGAGCGAATGAATTTTAACCGCCGCATTAATTATATAGAGGTTCCAGTACTGGCTCGTTATTTTTTAAATAAAAACGGTGATTTTCGCCCCAATCTATTTATCGGCCCTGATTTTGGGTTTAAACTGAGTGCCAAAGATGCAAACCGGGAATTAACATCTGGCACTGCCCGGCCCGATGTGGATATAAGTAATGCGATTAATCCGGTAGATGTTGGTATAACCGGCGGTATTGGCCTCAATTTTTCAGTGATAGAAAGCATGCGTTTTCTGATTGACGCCCGCTATACCTATGGGCTGACTGATATTTCCAGTGCTCCACTTGCAAGTTTTACCGGCGGACAAGATGTTAAAAACTCAGCCATCACCCTTACCTTCGGGGTGAGTTTTGGGATTGGGAAAAAATATGTGAAGTAG